The genomic segment GTTTTTTTACCGCGGCGGCCCCGAATTCTATCCTCGCGCCTTCCCTGTAGCGGGTGAACTTGAAGGCGTTTCCCAGAAGGTTCGTCATGGCCGCGTGAAGCAGCGAGGCGTCTCCGAAAATCCGAAGCCCCGGCTCTATAACGAACTCCACCTTGCGATCCGGCGCGCCCTCCTGCAGGGCGGCGGCCACGGACACGGCTATCTGGCTCAGATCGACGGGCTCTTTGTTCATCTGGCTGCGGGTTATGCGGGAAAGGGTGAGGAGATCGTCGATAAGCGCCCCCATCTTTACGCAGCCGCTGCGAATCCTCCTGAGATAATCCCTGCCGGTGTCGTCGAGCTTGTCGCCGTAATCCTCCATAACCGCGAGGCTGAACCCGTCTATCCCCCGAAGGGGCGTTCTGAGGTCGTGCGAGACGGAATAAGAAAAGGCCTCCATCTCCCTCGTAGCGATTGCAAGTTCGAGGGTGCGGTCCTTAACCCTTTCCTCCAGCTCGTCGTGAGCTTTCTGCAGCTCCTCCCGGGCCTCCCCTATCTGCCGCATCGTCTGGTCGAGCTCTCGGGACATCCTGTTGAACGCCAGCGCCAGAAGACCTACCTCGTCGTTGGAAACCACGCTGATGCGCTGATCGAATTCCCCCTTGCCGATCCTGTCCGCCGCTTCGGCAAGCTCGACCAGGGGCTTTGTGATGTAGGAGCCGAACAGGTACGAGGTGGCGAGCCCCGTCGCCAGCACCAGCCCGGTGACCAGAAGAAGGCTGTTTCTGGTGTCGGCGATTCGCCCCGCCACGAAAACTTTGGAGAGGCCCAGATGAACTTCGCCTATTTCGCCGCCCATAACCGGCGCGCACATATCGGTCAGAAGCCCTTCCTCCGTCTCCAGCTCTTTTTCTGCAATCTCTCCTTTTTTAGCGTGCCGGACAGCTTTAAGCAGCGGCGACGGGAACCCCCCTTCAAAGGTATGGGCCAGAACGTTCCCCTCTTTGTCCAGAACGAAGGAGTAGACAACCTCCCTGTCGCCCTCCCTGGCGTTTTGAAGCAAAGAGTAAACCCCGGCGACGTTGTTCAGTAAAATGAGGGATTCGCAGTTGACCGCGAGGCCTCCCGCCAGGGTCAGCCCCTTTTGCCTGTGCTCCTCCCAAAGGGCGTTGCTCATGGTGGAAAAAAATACGAGCGTCAGCATGCCCATCAGGGCGACCAGGAAGGCGACTATCAGGGAAAACTTGAACCGGAGCCTTACCCGGAAGCGCCTTTTCGCCGATTTACTTTCCGGCATTGGCCTCGACCCACTTCTTCATCGCCCTGACCGAGTCGTATTTGCCGTCGTCCAGCCGGGTAAAGCGATCAATCATGATTTCGGAGAGTATCTTTTTGCCCTTTTCGTCTTCGTGCATCGACAAGAACGCCGCCTTCAGCTTTTCCTTGAGACCCGGATCGAGAGTTTTGGAAACGACGACCGGAGGTATGCCGTAGGGCTCGGATTTTTTTATAATCCTCGTCTGCGAGGTCAACCGGGGGGTTTTCTTGTCGAGATAGTCCCAGACGAGGCTGTCCACCGCCGCGCCGTCGACTATCTTTCTGGCCACGCTCTCTATTGATTTGTCGTGGCTGTAGGTATAGGTGGTGGCTTTGAAGAAGCTTTCGGGGGTTTCCTTCATGCTCGCGAGCATGCAGACCGGGGCCAGCTTCCCGGTGTTGGACAGCGGATCGGTAAAGGCGAAACTCTTTCCCCTGAGCCCTTCAAGAGAGGAGACGCCGCTGTCTTTCGGAACTATCACATAGGAATAGTAGAGAGGCTGGCCGTAGGCCACGGGAGCGGCAAGCAGTTCCATGCCGAAAGAATCGTGGCCCTCCACGTAGGCCCCCGTGCAGACAAAAGCCAGGTCAAGCTCGTTTTTTTCGAGGAGCTTGTTTACCTCCTCGTAAGTCTCCCTCTGCACAAACGTAACCGGCATGGAGACCTTCTCGCCGATGTAGTTCACGAGGTCTTTGTAGAAGATAAAGGTCTCTTTGGGGGAGATCATCGCCGCGACGGCGACCCTCAGGCTTTTTTCATCCGCAGGGGCGGCGGTTTTCGAGGGTTCGGGAGCGCTTTTCAGGGAGACCTTTTCAGGCTCGCTCCCGGGGGCGCAACCGGAAAGGAAGAAAAGGAGAACGGCCAGGAAAACCGGCAAAACCGGCGGGGGCGCCGCCGGCCTGTAATCCGTGGGCATCGGGGTCTACTCCTTAAAACTACAAAATACTTCATAGCACCTTTGGCTTATCGGCTCCCGGCGTAAAGTTGATTAGCGAAATTAATCGCCTGCACGAAAAAATGGAAGCTTATTTCCATTTACCGCGCCATTACCGGAATGTTTCACTATTCTCCCGTTTCCCTCTTTTCCATCGCCACGACGTGTACGTCGAAGCCCAGCGCCTCGTTGACCAGCCGGTGGGTCGGCGACAAACCGAGGACCTGCATCAACCAGGGTTTCCTGCTTCTGCCCACGACAAGATCGCTGACCTGGTTTTCCCGGGCGAATTTCAGCAGTGTTTTTACCGGGTCCTTCCCCTTCAGCTTCACCACCTCCGCGCCAAGGTCCTCAGCCCTCTGGAAATTATCGATCAGATAGCGCTGCGCCTCGGATTTTATCCTCACCGGCGATTCCGAGGGGGTCTCGACGTTGACGACGAACCAGTGGGTGTTCAGCCTGCCCGCGACCCGCGACCCCTTTCTGAGCAGCATGGCCCCCCTCTTTGTCATCGAGGAGAGGCAGACCATCACCCTTCCCGGACCTGTCGGGCGCGAAGGGCCGGTTTCCCCGAGGCGAAAGTGCCTTCCCGCCGTCTCGATGCTCTCGGCAACCTCCCGAAGGGTGAGCTCGCGGAGCGAAAGGAGGCTTTGCCCCCTGAAGAATCCCTCAAGGGCGAGGGGAACCCTCTCGTGGGGGTATATCTTTCCGGCCTTCAGCCGCTCCAGAAGGTCTTCTACCGGAAGGTCTACGTTGACAATCTGGTCCGCCCTGTCGAGAAAGGTGTCGGGAATGGTTTCGAGAACCTTGACGCCGGTCTCCTGCTCGACCAGATCGTTCAGGCTTTCGAGGTGCTGGACGTTGAAGGCGCAAAGGACGCTTATCCCCGCTTCCAGCAGTTCCAGTATGTCTTTATAGCGTTTCACGTTTTTCGAGCCCGGCGCGTTGGTGTGGGCGACCTCGTCCACTATGGCGATGGCCGGACGGCGGGCAAGAACCCCTTCGAGATCCATCTCCTTGAGGATGAGCCCCCTGTATTCCACGGTGCGCAGGGGAACCACCTCCAGTCCCGGGATCAGGGCTTCGGTGTCCGGACGGTCGTGGGCGTCTACGGCGGCGATTACGATATCCGCCCCTTTGCCGGCGAGGGCGTGCGCCTCCTGCAAAAGCCGGTAGGTCTTGCCCACCCCGGCGGCGAAGCCGATGTAGACGCGCAGCTTCCCCTCTCTGGCTCTCCTGACCAGCTCCAGAAAATCCTGCGGACTGGGGCGGACGTCGTTCATTCCTTGCATCACTCCTTTAACCGCTTTAGAGACCCTCAAGGCTCAAGGGGCGCTGGAATAATGATTCAGTATAGCAGGGCGCGCGCCGCCCTGTCATTCGCCCGCCGCGCCCCGCCCTCCATTTACCTCTTTGGCCGTGGGAATTTTTTGGTTGCCGGGATTGTGGCGATACTGTAATTATGCCTATCCCCCAAGGCGGAAGGGCCATGCCGGAAGCACCCGGAAAACGACCCCCCTTCGCCCTTTCGGGCTTCGAGGGCAGGCGCGGCCATTCGCCAAAAAGAGGAAGCCGCGGCTCGACAAGAACCGCTTACACAGGACTGGAGGAACAGCTTGAGTCTCACCTCACTTGTTTTCATAAAGCAGGTGCCCGACACCAAGAACATTACCGGCGAGGCCATGAAGCCCGACGGTACGGTGAACCGCGGAGCGCTTGCCGCCATCTTCAACCCCGAGGACCTTAA from the bacterium genome contains:
- a CDS encoding HAMP domain-containing protein, with translation MPESKSAKRRFRVRLRFKFSLIVAFLVALMGMLTLVFFSTMSNALWEEHRQKGLTLAGGLAVNCESLILLNNVAGVYSLLQNAREGDREVVYSFVLDKEGNVLAHTFEGGFPSPLLKAVRHAKKGEIAEKELETEEGLLTDMCAPVMGGEIGEVHLGLSKVFVAGRIADTRNSLLLVTGLVLATGLATSYLFGSYITKPLVELAEAADRIGKGEFDQRISVVSNDEVGLLALAFNRMSRELDQTMRQIGEAREELQKAHDELEERVKDRTLELAIATREMEAFSYSVSHDLRTPLRGIDGFSLAVMEDYGDKLDDTGRDYLRRIRSGCVKMGALIDDLLTLSRITRSQMNKEPVDLSQIAVSVAAALQEGAPDRKVEFVIEPGLRIFGDASLLHAAMTNLLGNAFKFTRYREGARIEFGAAAVKKRKIFYVRDNGAGFDMQYSDKLFGAFQRLHTGTEFEGTGIGLATVKRIIHRHGGDIWATGAPGEGATFNFTLEGC
- the phnD gene encoding phosphate/phosphite/phosphonate ABC transporter substrate-binding protein, which gives rise to MPTDYRPAAPPPVLPVFLAVLLFFLSGCAPGSEPEKVSLKSAPEPSKTAAPADEKSLRVAVAAMISPKETFIFYKDLVNYIGEKVSMPVTFVQRETYEEVNKLLEKNELDLAFVCTGAYVEGHDSFGMELLAAPVAYGQPLYYSYVIVPKDSGVSSLEGLRGKSFAFTDPLSNTGKLAPVCMLASMKETPESFFKATTYTYSHDKSIESVARKIVDGAAVDSLVWDYLDKKTPRLTSQTRIIKKSEPYGIPPVVVSKTLDPGLKEKLKAAFLSMHEDEKGKKILSEIMIDRFTRLDDGKYDSVRAMKKWVEANAGK
- a CDS encoding histidine kinase, which codes for MNDVRPSPQDFLELVRRAREGKLRVYIGFAAGVGKTYRLLQEAHALAGKGADIVIAAVDAHDRPDTEALIPGLEVVPLRTVEYRGLILKEMDLEGVLARRPAIAIVDEVAHTNAPGSKNVKRYKDILELLEAGISVLCAFNVQHLESLNDLVEQETGVKVLETIPDTFLDRADQIVNVDLPVEDLLERLKAGKIYPHERVPLALEGFFRGQSLLSLRELTLREVAESIETAGRHFRLGETGPSRPTGPGRVMVCLSSMTKRGAMLLRKGSRVAGRLNTHWFVVNVETPSESPVRIKSEAQRYLIDNFQRAEDLGAEVVKLKGKDPVKTLLKFARENQVSDLVVGRSRKPWLMQVLGLSPTHRLVNEALGFDVHVVAMEKRETGE